A stretch of Balaenoptera ricei isolate mBalRic1 chromosome 9, mBalRic1.hap2, whole genome shotgun sequence DNA encodes these proteins:
- the SOSTDC1 gene encoding sclerostin domain-containing protein 1, with amino-acid sequence MLPPAIHFYLIPLACVLMKSCLAFKNDATEILYSHVVKPVPAQPSNNSTMNQARNGGRHFSDTGLDRNTRVQVGCRELRSTKYISDGQCTSISPLKELVCAGECLPLPVLPNWIGGGYGTKYWSRRSSQEWRCVNDKTRTQRIQLQCQDGSTRTYKITVVTACKCKRYTRQHNESSHNFESMSPAKPAQHHRERKRASKSSKHSMS; translated from the exons ATGCTTCCTCCTGCCATTCATTTCTATCTCATTCCCCTTGCATGCGTCCTCATGAAAAGctgtttggcttttaaaaatgatgcCACAGAAATCCTTTATTCACATGTGGTTAAACCTGTTCCAGCACAGCCCAGCAACAACAGCACGATGAATCAAGCCAGAAATGGAGGCAGGCATTTCAGTGACACTGGACTGGATCGGAACA CTCGAGTTCAAGTAGGTTGCCGGGAACTGCGTTCCACCAAATACATCTCTGACGGCCAGTGCACTAGCATCAGCCCCCTGAAGGAGCTGGTGTGCGCTGGCGAATGCTTGCCCCTGCCTGTGCTCCCCAATTGGATCGGAGGAGGCTATGGAACAAAGTACTGGAGCAGGAGGAGCTCCCAGGAGTGGAGGTGTGTCAATGACAAAACGCGTACCCAGAGAATCCAGCTGCAGTGCCAAGATGGCAGCACGCGCACCTACAAAATCACGGTGGTCACCGCCTGCAAGTGCAAGCGGTACACGCGGCAGCACAATGAGTCCAGTCATAACTTCGAGAGCATGTCGCCTGCCAAGCCAGCCCAGCATCACAGAGAGCGGAAAAGAGCCAGCAAATCCAGCAAGCACAGCATGAGTTAG